tttttggctTGCTTTGAATTTCGTgcttttaattttttgcCAATCTCATTACCCGCCTTTAGTTGCAAAACAATTTCTAGCGCCTACAAGATTTAGAGGTATTTTCAACGTTATAAAGTAAGCGAGAATAAGACaggttttttatttttaaaaaaaaaaaaaaaaaaaagagtcgCGGCTATAAGAATACTTAAGCTAAGTTTAATTTGATTCTGAGTTTTTATTCGCAATCTCAGGAATCTTGCATCCTCTAGTATAGGGTCGATTCGGAAAGGTAGAAGGTAATACCGTGGAGAGGCATAAAAATACCTCGAGTGTTTTGAAGGAAGGTGATAAGTGCCtgaataataataaaggtAAGATGACAAGtccttcaagaaaaaatagCGATGACAAAGGCCGCCCTTTGGAAGAAGCCGGTAATTTATCTAGCACGGAATATTTTGCCAACACTAATGTTCTCACGTGTAGGCTCAAGTGGGTGAATCCGGATACTTTCATTATGGATCCCAGGAAACCACAGCTTTTGACGAACTTGAATCAGCTAGTGCATGCGAATAAGGGCGTACTAGTTAATCCCAAAGAGATGGAAAATTACCAGTATTTTTCGGATCACAAGCGTCTTGCGCATTTGCAAGAGAACTGGGACACATATCTATTTGAGCGCGGGAACGCAGAAGTAGATAGTTGGTACAGGGATGAAGAGTTAAGGGAGACCAAGGCTAATTGGTTCTATGATGTAGTCATACAGGCTCAGTTCAAGTCCTACAAGGATTTGCAAGCCACAACAGAGGGTTTTAAGGCGGAATTGAAGGAGCACGGGAGTGGAAAAAAGACAGAGGGTACTGAGTCTGAAGGGTCAGGTTCGGGTTCTGCTTCTCCCTCTTCTAGTTCGCAGATTTTGGCTTGCTGGTCGATTTCAGAAAACCCACATGCTTTAAACCACCCTGGCAACCTATATGTCAGAGGTATTCCAAAAAATTTGACAAAGGAGGATTTGGTTCCTATCTTTGCTAAATTTGGTCCGATAATAGTACTCAAGATTATACTGGATCCAAACACAAACGAATCTATGGGGTTCGGTTTCGTGTCTTACCCGTTAGGTTCTCAGGCTTCGAATTGTATTAAAGAGTTAAACGGGAACTTGATGAATGGGTCACCGTTGTTTGTTAACTATcatgttgaaagaaaggagagagaaagaattcACTTTGACCAGTGGAAGCAAAATGAACAAGAGGAAAACAGTAGATTCAGAGGCGTCTTTATAGGCAATTTACCAATTTTCACGAATGAGAACAAGCTAATAACGCCTTCTGCGGTTGTTCAGAAATTTAGAGAATCTCTCCCGGATTGTGAGATAGTTAGCTACTATTTCCCGAAGTCTAATTCCCAGTCAAATGTTGAATACTCGGAAAGCGTGAGATCGCAGTCATTGTCACCATTGAACTCAAAGGCAGCAGTGTGTTCCTCACCACCATCTCCAAGGCCAAAGAGCAGTGATTATCTAGGTCAAGAACAGAGTATTGACGAAGAAATAGAGTCAATGAGCGGTGAGGATTCAATGTCTTCCCCAACAAGTGAGGGAGAAGATAATATCGATATGTCTACTTCACCCAGTCCAACAAAGGTTCGGGACTCACTGTCCGATGCGTTGAATGAGGAAACTTGCTCCTCTCAAAATGAAGATTCTCCTTTGAAGGGATACGGTTTTATTAGATTTGCAACTCACGAAATGGCTTTGAAGTGTATTGAAACGTTTAATGAGTTCCAATGGTACGGACACCAGCTAGTAGTTAATAAGGCAGTACAGAAATTCCATCAACATCATTATTCGTATTCCAATGGTAGCAATAACAATCTCGCAAATGCTAATGGTGGTAACTACCAACAAcatcataataataaccaTTATCAAAACCAACACCACCATCGTTCGAGTAGTACCTCCCATACTGGTCATGTTGGTCACATAAGCCCTCACCAGTCGTACTACCAGCAATCGCACATGCCATCCATGTATTCATACAGGCTATCTCGTCGCCATAGCGAGAGATCAATAAGTTCCAGACAATCTAACGTCCTGGGCTTTTCTCCTCCTCCTATTGCAGCAGTACCACTGAACGATACCCAACACAGCCGTGTAAATTCAGCTCACTCTAGATCAATGTCGAGACAGAATTCATTCAATAATGCGCCTTATGGGAAAGACCCACACTCCCCACTTAGCGGATCTCAACTTTCTCTCCCATTGCCTCCGCTATCTCAGCCCATATATACGGGGGTGATGCCACCAAATTCTCCTGGTTTTGCAGGACAtcctccaccaccaccttTACAGCCGTTGGCAACTCAGGCAATTCCTGTATtgacaagttcttcaacgaATTCTTCTACATCTCCCAGAAACAATTCTATATATGGAGCTCTGAATATGCCAATATCTTATTCGGCTACAAACCCAATGTTTGGTACGCCGTTGCCAATTCCTAGGAGCGACGAACAGGAGTCCAATCTATACGTTAAACATTTACCATTAGATTGGAAGGATGAGGATTTGGTTCAGTATTTTGAGAAATTTGGTGAGATTATTAGTGCCAAAATCATTACTGTTGGAGGGTCGgtaaaagaacaagatgaccaaaatttgaaaaatgatgaactttTCGGAAAATCTAAGGGGTACGGTTTCGTATGCTTCCAAAATCCATTGGATGCGTCCCGGGCTATGTATCATACA
The Kluyveromyces marxianus DMKU3-1042 DNA, complete genome, chromosome 1 DNA segment above includes these coding regions:
- the RIE1 gene encoding RNA recognition motif domain-containing protein, with the translated sequence MTSPSRKNSDDKGRPLEEAGNLSSTEYFANTNVLTCRLKWVNPDTFIMDPRKPQLLTNLNQLVHANKGVLVNPKEMENYQYFSDHKRLAHLQENWDTYLFERGNAEVDSWYRDEELRETKANWFYDVVIQAQFKSYKDLQATTEGFKAELKEHGSGKKTEGTESEGSGSGSASPSSSSQILACWSISENPHALNHPGNLYVRGIPKNLTKEDLVPIFAKFGPIIVLKIILDPNTNESMGFGFVSYPLGSQASNCIKELNGNLMNGSPLFVNYHVERKERERIHFDQWKQNEQEENSRFRGVFIGNLPIFTNENKLITPSAVVQKFRESLPDCEIVSYYFPKSNSQSNVEYSESVRSQSLSPLNSKAAVCSSPPSPRPKSSDYLGQEQSIDEEIESMSGEDSMSSPTSEGEDNIDMSTSPSPTKVRDSLSDALNEETCSSQNEDSPLKGYGFIRFATHEMALKCIETFNEFQWYGHQLVVNKAVQKFHQHHYSYSNGSNNNLANANGGNYQQHHNNNHYQNQHHHRSSSTSHTGHVGHISPHQSYYQQSHMPSMYSYRLSRRHSERSISSRQSNVLGFSPPPIAAVPLNDTQHSRVNSAHSRSMSRQNSFNNAPYGKDPHSPLSGSQLSLPLPPLSQPIYTGVMPPNSPGFAGHPPPPPLQPLATQAIPVLTSSSTNSSTSPRNNSIYGALNMPISYSATNPMFGTPLPIPRSDEQESNLYVKHLPLDWKDEDLVQYFEKFGEIISAKIITVGGSVKEQDDQNLKNDELFGKSKGYGFVCFQNPLDASRAMYHTDGLKLNSESTLFVSFAQRRSKSIDSSKNSMGNTANYNKKFLNAMYQQQQQQQQQYHPWMIPVPLHYPPSH